TATCAGCCACCGGCAGCGCTTTTTTTGTCTTCTAAAGAGAAATTCAACTCAGGCGAGTTGACCGATTCACTTTCACATCGCGTCCTCAGGGATTAACTTCAAAACCTGGTTTTTTTGTCTAGACAATGGGGAGCCCTTTACATATCAACTTATCCAAGGTGTGCTGAAATTCTCAGCTACCATTTAAAAACGGCGGTCGAAGTTTCTAAAAAATTGTTGATCGAGGAACCTAACGTCAATCTCAAGACGGCTTATTTAAAGGCTAATTCATTCGAGTTTGAATCACAGGTAGAGGAAACTCTGCAAGCAAAGGTTTCTCAGGATTTGGTTGATCGATTACCAAAGGATCCGTGGATTGTTCGGCATGCCTGGTATAGGGCGCTCATTCGATATGCACTTACCGTTGTTATTCCCCAAGAAGCAAATAAAGAAGACGGGTTAATCTATTTTAAAGAACTTCTCATTCAGTATGTTCAAAACTCAAAGGAAGATCCCCCGCCGTTTCTTGGGCTCATTGTAGACCATAATTTGGTTGTAACCTGTTCAATGCCTGACGGAACAAGTCAAGAATGGCAATCACTCGTTCACAACTATGCCTACGAACAGCTTATCAATTTGATCAAAGCTGGAGGGATTCAGACTTTTTTAGAAGCCCTGACATTTGCCTCTTCAGAAACAAAAGAATCTTGGAAAGAAGTTCAATCAATCGTAGCTAGTGGAAAAGCTATTACAAGGAAAGGCCAAAAAGAGCGTCTTGAGACCAAGAAAGGGCGAAAACCTAAAGACAAAAGGCATTTGGAGAAAAAAGTATTGAAGGCAGTGGTTTCTTTTCTAAAGGAACGCCCATCGACTCGCCCTACCAAAGCACTCATTGCCCACAAACTAAACATTAAGCCAGGGTCTTTTCCAACAATGCTTCAGAGAAATGAAATTGATTGGAAAGAGGTAATCAACAAGGCCAAGCATTCTATTTTCAAAACAGACACAAAATAGAATGTAATTTGTATCTGATTTTTTATCTAAACCATTGATATGTATTTGTTTAGTGGGTTTATACGTGGTATTTTCTTTTTTGACTTTTAAGAACGGTCACACTTTTTGAAAGGAGAAAATCCATGAAAATCTCATTCAAGTCGAAAGCTTGGAAGATGGTTCGACGCTTGAGCCATCTTTTATATTTCGCTTACCTGGTTACCCGATTTATTGATCGAGACTGAACCTCTTTATTGAGCACAGAGCCCAGAGGTTTTCCTTTGGCATCTGTGCTCTCAATTATCTTCCCGTCTCGCCGCCGCCAGGGAGGCTTTTCATTTCTTCACGTAACCGGCGCGGCAGGTCGCGGGTTGATTCGGTAAAAGTCAGTGAAAGCAGGTGTTGGGCACGTTGAAAAATCGCTTCCTGATCAATCATTTCCGCGAGTTGAAGCGGGCTGTGTCTACCACCGTTGACCTCAAGGGCGGCTTCATCTAAGGCTGTATCCCAAACCTTTTCCAGAAGTTCTCTCCAGTCATCGGCATGAACATAGTGCCCGGTGTGGTTCCCCATCACATTCCACTCCTGAATTTGCACAATTGAGTTTCGGATTGAGGCTGACCAGGAATTGGTGAGGCGCTGTTCAGCATCGTTTTTGATGAGGTGCGATACCAGACGGGTCAAAAACGACTTAATTGTCATCAAGATCGCTTTTCGACTCATTCCCTCCAGATCTTCCACGACGGCAAGCGCATCCGTGTACCGGCCCTCAAGAATGTGTTTTTTCAATATTGCCAGTTCTTCCATGCGCCGAAACTCCTTGGAAACAAGATGTTTTGAATTGTCGCACGAATCAGACCATCCGCCAACCAGCATCAAATCAGGCAAACGAAAGCGCCGACTTGTCGGCGCACTCCAAATTGGAGACCCACTTTGCCGTTGTTCATGCCGAGTTGCCTGGATTCCCCTGCCGCAACCGTCCGGCGCCGAGTGCCAAACCTACGGCAACCAGGAGCAGTTGAATCAGGGACGCCCTTACCATTCCGCCTCCAGTTGATCCGGCCAAATCAGTGTTGAGTAGCGGAACCCTGAGCAGGATCAATCCCGAAACAACCAGCATTCCAACCAGCAGCGTCCACCAGGCCCACACTTCTCCGCGACGATAGGGGACAAGGGTAATCAGCAAGAATAGTGTCGCGAAGCCGGCGCTATATGCCGCCGCCGTCGCCCGCCGGGATCGAATTGCCGTTTCCACGTCCGGTCGTCCTTCCGACAGTTTGCTCACGCTCACCCCGCCAAGGCTGTCGGTGGACGTCCCATAGGCTCTTGCCACTGAGACAAGGCTGAACACCAAAGTTAATACACT
This region of Acidobacteriota bacterium genomic DNA includes:
- a CDS encoding DUF29 family protein, whose translation is MEELAILKKHILEGRYTDALAVVEDLEGMSRKAILMTIKSFLTRLVSHLIKNDAEQRLTNSWSASIRNSIVQIQEWNVMGNHTGHYVHADDWRELLEKVWDTALDEAALEVNGGRHSPLQLAEMIDQEAIFQRAQHLLSLTFTESTRDLPRRLREEMKSLPGGGETGR